The following nucleotide sequence is from Nitrospira sp..
AGAGTATAGCGACGGCATTTTGCTGACGGCAGACAATCCGAGCGCCTCGCTGCACAAGGTGTCGGAAATCTACGACAACATCGCGTTTGCGGGAGCTGGCAAGTATAGCGAGTTCGAGAACCTTCGAAAGGCGGGCATCCGCCACGCCGATCTCAGAGGATTCATGTATAGCCGGGAAGATGTGACCGGCCGCTCGCTCGCAAACGGGTATTCGCAAAGCCTGGGGACCGTGTTCAGCCAGGAAATGAAGCCGCTTGAGGTGGAGATCCTCGTCGTGCAAGCCGGTGGTAACGATTGTCCGAACGAGATCTATCGTATCTCATTTGACGGCAGCATCATCGATGAGAAGAACTTTTC
It contains:
- the prcA gene encoding proteasome subunit alpha, producing the protein EYSDGILLTADNPSASLHKVSEIYDNIAFAGAGKYSEFENLRKAGIRHADLRGFMYSREDVTGRSLANGYSQSLGTVFSQEMKPLEVEILVVQAGGNDCPNEIYRISFDGSIIDEKNFSVIGGRSEVVHAVLKEKSPSQVPPLDVALKLCVAALEQTANQKLQPEGLEVAVLDRTRTGRKFRRLSITDVRHILSP